A window from Chitinophagales bacterium encodes these proteins:
- a CDS encoding YifB family Mg chelatase-like AAA ATPase, translated as MLVRTYGSAVYGVEARTITVEVNWMATGKESVVVGLPDSAVKESMQRVESTIKSIGLLMPRTRIVVNLAPADLRKSGTAFDLPMAIGVLSASDQLENGKAIDKYVIMGELSLDGEVRPIKGALPIAIQARKEGFKGVIIPHANAREAAIVNNLPVFGVNHIKEVIKFFENGEKGIQATTINTREEFFNAQYDFEIDFTDVKGQENIKRALEIAAAGGHNAILIGPPGAGKTMLAKRLPTILPPLSLNEALETTKIHSVAGKLPENATLVSRRPFRSPHHTISDVALVGGGGNPQPGEISLAHNGVLFLDELPEFKRTVLEVMRQPIEERKVTISRAKMAIDFPASFMLIASMNPCPCGFYNHPERECTCPPGGVQKYLNKVSGPLLDRIDLHVEVTPVAFSELSSLRQTESSASIRERVIKAREIQAERYKENTGIYCNAQISSKMLKEICVIDSAGANMLKSAMTKLNLSARAYDRILKVSRTIADLAGTPQIQPEHLAEAIHYRSLDREGWAG; from the coding sequence ATGCTCGTAAGAACCTATGGAAGCGCTGTATATGGAGTAGAGGCCCGCACCATTACGGTGGAAGTGAATTGGATGGCCACAGGAAAAGAAAGTGTGGTGGTGGGCTTGCCGGATAGCGCAGTAAAGGAAAGCATGCAACGGGTGGAAAGCACGATCAAATCCATCGGGTTATTGATGCCCCGCACCCGTATCGTGGTCAACCTGGCACCCGCGGATCTGCGAAAAAGCGGAACGGCCTTTGACCTGCCCATGGCGATTGGAGTACTGTCTGCCTCGGATCAATTGGAAAATGGCAAGGCCATTGACAAATACGTTATCATGGGCGAATTGAGCCTCGATGGAGAGGTTCGTCCCATCAAAGGCGCACTCCCGATTGCTATTCAGGCACGCAAAGAAGGATTCAAGGGAGTGATCATACCCCATGCGAATGCACGGGAGGCAGCCATTGTCAACAACCTTCCCGTATTCGGGGTCAATCATATCAAGGAGGTTATAAAATTCTTTGAAAACGGAGAGAAGGGAATCCAGGCCACTACCATCAATACCCGGGAAGAATTTTTTAATGCCCAATATGATTTCGAAATAGATTTCACCGATGTAAAAGGCCAGGAGAATATCAAACGTGCCCTGGAAATCGCCGCTGCCGGAGGACATAATGCTATTTTGATCGGGCCACCAGGAGCGGGTAAGACCATGCTCGCGAAAAGATTGCCCACCATCCTTCCTCCGCTGAGTTTGAACGAAGCCCTCGAGACCACGAAGATCCATTCGGTGGCGGGAAAGCTTCCGGAAAACGCGACATTGGTTTCCCGAAGACCCTTTCGTTCCCCGCATCATACCATCAGCGATGTGGCCCTGGTGGGTGGCGGGGGCAATCCACAACCGGGTGAAATATCACTGGCGCACAATGGCGTGCTGTTTCTGGATGAACTGCCTGAATTCAAACGCACCGTCCTCGAAGTGATGCGACAACCCATTGAAGAAAGAAAAGTGACGATCTCACGCGCTAAAATGGCGATCGATTTTCCGGCCTCCTTTATGTTGATCGCTTCGATGAACCCCTGCCCCTGTGGATTCTATAATCATCCCGAAAGAGAATGTACCTGCCCTCCAGGTGGCGTACAGAAATACCTGAACAAAGTATCGGGACCTTTGCTTGACAGGATCGACCTGCATGTGGAAGTAACACCCGTCGCCTTTAGTGAACTGTCATCCCTTCGGCAAACAGAATCCTCGGCGTCCATCCGCGAGCGGGTGATCAAGGCGCGGGAGATACAGGCCGAGCGGTATAAAGAAAATACGGGCATCTATTGCAATGCACAAATTAGCAGCAAGATGCTCAAAGAAATTTGTGTGATTGATAGTGCCGGGGCAAATATGCTTAAATCGGCTATGACCAAACTCAATCTCTCCGCACGCGCCTACGACCGAATACTCAAAGTTTCCCGCACCATTGCCGACCTGGCAGGTACTCCACAGATCCAACCTGAGCACCTCGCCGAAGCAATTCATTACCGAAGCCTGGACAGGGAGGGATGGGCTGGTTGA